The DNA sequence TGCCCGATCATGTAGCCGCCAAGCGCGAAGAACGCCATCTGGCCCAGGGACAGGATGCCCAGGTATCCCCAGACCAGGTCCATCGCGACCGCCGCCAGCGCCAGGCACAGCGTCATGCCCAGGATCTTGACCGTCGATGTCGGCAGCGCGCCGGTGCCATAGGCCTGGCTGGTCAGCGTGACGGCCAGTGTCAGCACCGCCAGCACGGCCAGCATCGCCAGGACCGACGGATTCCTCAGGATGAAGGGGGTTCGGGTCATGTCTTACGCCTCGGCCGCGCGACCGCGCTGCGGGATGATCCCGCGCGGCCGGAACTGGATGAAGATGATGATGAACAGGATCATGAAGGTCTGGGCGGCCAGCGTATTGGCGGGGTTCATGAACTCGATCACCTTGGACAGTCCGCCGATCAGGGTGGCCCCCGCCAGCGTGCCCCAGATGTTGCCCACGCCGCCCACGACCACGGTCATGAAGCTTTGGACGATGTATTGCTGGCCGATTTCCGACGTGACCTGCGCGAACAGACCGATGGCCACACCCGCGATGCCCGCGATGCCGGACCCCAGACCGAAGGTCATCATGGCGATGCGGTCGGGGTTGATGCCCATGGATGCCGCCATGCCGGGGTTCTGGGTGACCGCGCGGACCTCAAGGCCCAACCGGGTGCGCTTCATGATGAACAGGAACAGCCCCAGGAACAGCAGCGCCAGCACGAAGATCGCCACCCGGATCGCGCTGATGCCAATGACGTCGTTCACGGTGATCGACCCCTCCAGCCAGGCGGGCGCGGTCAGCGGGCGGGCCTGGGTGCCGAAGATGTTCTTGGCCAGCTGCTGCAACGCGATGGACACGCCGAAGGTCGCCAGCAGCGTCTCCAGCGGGCGGTTGGCCAGGTGCCGGACCACCAGACGGTACAGAACCACCCCCGCCAGCGCGGTCACCGCGAAGGCCAGGGGCAGCGCCACCACCAGCGACAGCGTGCGGTCCGCGATGACGGTCTGGACCGTGTAGGCGGTATAGGCGCCCATCATGATGAATTCGCCATGCGCCATGTTGATGACCCGCATGACGCCGAAGGTGACGGCCAGCCCGATGGCCGCCAGGAAATAGATCGAGGCCAGCGACAGCGCGTCCAGCCCCAGGTCGATCCCGGTCATCGCGCCAAGGCGCACCTGGGCGCGGATCTGGGCGGCCTTGGCCGCGTCCGTCACGGCCGGATCGGGTTCGGCATAGACCTCGAAGAAGCGGCTGGCATCCAGGGCGGCCTGGATTTCGGTTTCCGTCGCGGCGGGGGGGACGGCGCCTGCCGCCTCCAGCGCCTGATAGGCACGGTCGCGGGCGGCCTGGTCGGACAGCTGATCCACGGGCACGCCCGCCACCGCCCCGTCGGTGATGTTGGCGGCCAGCGCCGCGCGCTGATCGGCACCCGACAGGGGCGGCTGCAGCAGGTCCTGCTGGACCAGCTGGGCCAGGGCCGCCTCGCGCGTGAGGCCCGCATCGCCGGGGGTCAGTTCGCGCGCGACATTGGCGCCCGGCGGCGTGTCGGGGGCCACCACCGCGCGGGTCACCAGAAGCGGGTTCAGCGCGGCGCGGAAATCCAGGCCGACGTCGCCCGCCATCTCCTCGATCGCGGCGACGCGGGCGGCGCTGTCGGGGTCGTGCTGGATGGTCAGAAGGCGTTCCAGCCGCGCCTTGCGCGCGGCCAGCACCGGGTCCGGATCGTCCAGCGCCGCGCGCAGCAGCGGCAGCTGGTCGGGTGCCGCGCCGCGTTCCAGCGACTGCAGCGCGGCCGCCCGCCGCGCGGGGTCGGGGTCGGTCAGCGCGCCCGCGGCCAGCGCCGCCTCGATCACGCCGCGCACGCCGGAATTGGGGCGCAGCATGCGCGGATCGGCCCCCGCGACCGTGTCGCCGGTCACAGCGTCCGTGGCCGTGTCGTCGTCCATGATCAGAACCTGGCCGGTTTCCGTCAGGCCCAGGCTGCGGTCGGCCCAGGCCTGCAGCATCGCCAGGCCCTCGGGGCCGGTCGCCGCGATCTGGTCGACCAGTGGCCCGACCGTCTGGCGCGAGGGACGTTCGATCTGGTCCAGGTTCGCGTCGATGACGGCTTGCAGGGCCGGGTTGGCCTGCGCCGACCACGGCAGGATCAGCGCAAGCGCGCAGGCAAGAAGACGATGGCGGATCACGGGGGCTTCCTTCGCACGAAGGGCCGGGCGGCGCGGGGCCGCCCGACCGTCACGTCAGTAGTTCGACTGGACCTGGACGCAGCTGTCCGTTTCCGTGTTGAACATGCCGCAGTCCTTGCCCGGCCAGTCGGCGTCCAGCACAGCCGATTCCGGCAGGAAGTCGGTCCAGGCATCGCCCGGCACGGGGTCGGTCTGGCTGACGATGTCGAACTGGCCGTCCTCGCGGATCTCTCCGATCAGGACGGGCTTGGTGATGTGGTGGTTGGGCAGGACGGTGGCCGTGCCGCCGGTCAGGTTCGGCACCTCGACGCCGACGATCGCGTCAAGAACCGGGTCCACGTCGGTGGTGCCCGCAGCCTCGACCGCCGCGACCCAGGCGTTGAAGCCGATGACGGTGGCCTCCATCGGGTCGTTGGTCACGCGGTCCGCATCGCCGGTGAAGGCCTTCCACTCCTCGATGAAGGCGGTGTTCGCGTCCGATTCGGCGGTCTGGAAATAGTTCCAGGCCGCCAGGTGGCCGACCAGGTTGGCGGTATCCAGGCCCGACAGCTCCTCCTCGCCCACGGAAAACGCCATGACCGGGATGTCGTCCGCCGACACGCCCGCCGCGGCCAGCTCCTTGTAGAAGCCAACGTTCGCGTCGCCGTTGATGGTGGACACGACGCCGACCTTCTTGCCGCCCGCGCCAAGCGCCACGACATCGGCCACGATCTTGGACCAGTCGGAATGCCCGAAGGGGGTGTAGTTGACGAAGATGTCCTCGGGTGCGGTGCCGTTGTCCTTCAGATAGGCGTCCAGGATGTTGTTCGTGGTGCGCGGATAGACATAGTCGGTGCCGAGCAGAGCCCAGCTTTCCACGCCCAGCTCGTCGCGCATGTAATCGACGGCGGGGATCGCCTGCTGGTTCGGGGCGGCGCCGGTATAGATGACGTTCTTGGACGATTCCTCGCCCTCGTACTGGACAGGATAGAACAGAAGGCCGTTCAGCTCCTCGATCACCGGCAGGACCGACTTGCGGCTGACCGAGGTCCAGCAGCCGAAGATCGCGTCCACGTCGCTGACGGTCAGCAGCTCGCGCGCCTTTTCCGCGAACAGCGGCCAGTCGGATGCCGGATCGACGACCACCGCCTCCAGCGGGCGGCCCAGCACGCCGCCCTTGGCGTTCTGCTGTTCGACCAGCATCAGGACGGTGTCCTTCAGCGTGGTCTCCGAGATCGCCATGGTGCCCGACAGCGAATGCAGCACGCCGATCTTGATCGGCTCGCCCTCCTGGGCATGGGCGGCGTGGGCCAGCGTCAGGGCGCTGGTCAGCATCAGGATCTTGGTCAGCTTGGTCATCGTTACCCTTTTCCCCCCGGCGCGTCGGCCGGTGTCCCTGTTGTCCTTGGGAAGGCGCGCGGCCTTCGCATGTGCAGAAAGAGGGGAAAATCGGGCAGTTGGACAGGATTTCAGCAGTCCCTGCGCGCCCCGCGCAGGCAGTGGCGCGGACTTCGGCAGTGGGCGGGGCAAATGCCCGCCCGCCGGGCAAAGTTACGCCGCGCGAGGCGTCA is a window from the Paracoccus marcusii genome containing:
- the urtB gene encoding urea ABC transporter permease subunit UrtB yields the protein MIRHRLLACALALILPWSAQANPALQAVIDANLDQIERPSRQTVGPLVDQIAATGPEGLAMLQAWADRSLGLTETGQVLIMDDDTATDAVTGDTVAGADPRMLRPNSGVRGVIEAALAAGALTDPDPARRAAALQSLERGAAPDQLPLLRAALDDPDPVLAARKARLERLLTIQHDPDSAARVAAIEEMAGDVGLDFRAALNPLLVTRAVVAPDTPPGANVARELTPGDAGLTREAALAQLVQQDLLQPPLSGADQRAALAANITDGAVAGVPVDQLSDQAARDRAYQALEAAGAVPPAATETEIQAALDASRFFEVYAEPDPAVTDAAKAAQIRAQVRLGAMTGIDLGLDALSLASIYFLAAIGLAVTFGVMRVINMAHGEFIMMGAYTAYTVQTVIADRTLSLVVALPLAFAVTALAGVVLYRLVVRHLANRPLETLLATFGVSIALQQLAKNIFGTQARPLTAPAWLEGSITVNDVIGISAIRVAIFVLALLFLGLFLFIMKRTRLGLEVRAVTQNPGMAASMGINPDRIAMMTFGLGSGIAGIAGVAIGLFAQVTSEIGQQYIVQSFMTVVVGGVGNIWGTLAGATLIGGLSKVIEFMNPANTLAAQTFMILFIIIFIQFRPRGIIPQRGRAAEA
- the urtA gene encoding urea ABC transporter substrate-binding protein; the protein is MLTSALTLAHAAHAQEGEPIKIGVLHSLSGTMAISETTLKDTVLMLVEQQNAKGGVLGRPLEAVVVDPASDWPLFAEKARELLTVSDVDAIFGCWTSVSRKSVLPVIEELNGLLFYPVQYEGEESSKNVIYTGAAPNQQAIPAVDYMRDELGVESWALLGTDYVYPRTTNNILDAYLKDNGTAPEDIFVNYTPFGHSDWSKIVADVVALGAGGKKVGVVSTINGDANVGFYKELAAAGVSADDIPVMAFSVGEEELSGLDTANLVGHLAAWNYFQTAESDANTAFIEEWKAFTGDADRVTNDPMEATVIGFNAWVAAVEAAGTTDVDPVLDAIVGVEVPNLTGGTATVLPNHHITKPVLIGEIREDGQFDIVSQTDPVPGDAWTDFLPESAVLDADWPGKDCGMFNTETDSCVQVQSNY